Genomic window (Pelagicoccus sp. SDUM812003):
CCGCGCTGACTTCCGCGTATGGCTTTCACGTTAGGCGAAAGGAATTGACACACTAATGATACCACATACGGTATCTTCCCATGGTCGTAATTGACACGAACGTCATCTACTCAGCGCTTCGCTCGAGCCTAGGGACTTCTCACGTTCTCCTGACTGCCATGGCCGAGGGGCAAGTCCATTACGCGGTCTCCGCCGCTCTAGTCTTTGAGTACGAGGACGTTCTGAAGAGACCTAAGAGCCAGCTCGTTTTCACCGAACCGGAAATAGACCAGATTCTCGATTCCATCGTCGCACTAGGGGCCAAGCATTCATCCCACTTCCTCTGGAGACCTTTCCTGAAAGACCCGAAAGACGACATGATTCTCGAACTAGCCGTCGTCTCAGAATCCGATCGGATCATCACCCACAACACCAAGGATTTCAAAGGCTCCACAAAACTTGGAGTCAAAGCCGTCACACCACTAGAATACCTAAAGAAGGAGAATTTGCTATGAGTTCACTAAGCCTGAGACTTCCAGATTCGCTGCATAGACACATCAAGGAGTTTTCCGAAAAGGAAGGCGTCTCCATCAACCAGTTCATCTCTACCGCGGTAGCCGAGAAGATGTCCGCACTTTCCACTCAAACCTATCTTGAAGAGAGAGGGAAAA
Coding sequences:
- a CDS encoding putative toxin-antitoxin system toxin component, PIN family, giving the protein MVVIDTNVIYSALRSSLGTSHVLLTAMAEGQVHYAVSAALVFEYEDVLKRPKSQLVFTEPEIDQILDSIVALGAKHSSHFLWRPFLKDPKDDMILELAVVSESDRIITHNTKDFKGSTKLGVKAVTPLEYLKKENLL
- a CDS encoding toxin-antitoxin system HicB family antitoxin, giving the protein MSSLSLRLPDSLHRHIKEFSEKEGVSINQFISTAVAEKMSALSTQTYLEERGKRGSKAKLKKLLKKVPAIEPEEHDRMK